The following coding sequences lie in one Spea bombifrons isolate aSpeBom1 chromosome 5, aSpeBom1.2.pri, whole genome shotgun sequence genomic window:
- the LOC128496975 gene encoding hemoglobin subunit beta-2-like: MVLRALDTSHLSLIHSPTQTVTMVHFTAEERAAITSVWQKVDISKDGSDTLTRLLVVYPWTQRYFSSFGNLSNETAISGNVKVQAHGKKVLGAIGGAIQHLDDVKGSLHALSETHANKLHVDPENFKRLGEVLVIVLAAKLRSAFTPQVQAAWEKFIAVLVAGLSHGYH; this comes from the exons ATGGTTCTCAGAGCTCTTGACACTTCTCACTTGAGTCTTATCCACTCTCCAACCCAAACAGTCACCATGGTTCACTTTACAGCTGAAGAACGTGCCGCCATCACATCCGTGTGGCAGAAGGTTGACATCAGCAAGGATGGCAGCGACACCCTGACCAG GCTGCTCGTTGTCTACCCCTGGACCCAGAGGTATTTCAGCTCTTTCGGAAACCTGTCCAATGAAACCGCTATCTCTGGAAATGTTAAAGTGCAGGCCCATGGCAAGAAGGTTCTGGGTGCCATCGGCGGTGCCATCCAACACTTGGATGATGTCAAGGGCTCTCTCCACGCTCTCAGTGAGACCCACGCCAACAAACTGCACGTGGACCCCGAGAACTTCAAg CGTCTTGGAGAAGTGCTGGTGATTGTTCTGGCTGCCAAACTGCGATCCGCTTTCACCCCTCAGGTCCAGGCTGCCTGGGAGAAATTCATCGCTGTTCTGGTTGCTGGCCTGAGCCACGGATATCATTAA